The Macrobrachium rosenbergii isolate ZJJX-2024 chromosome 31, ASM4041242v1, whole genome shotgun sequence sequence CcacattaaaaagataaaatcaagaagCACTATAAAAGAAATCTTAATTTGAAACCACAGCAATCGTTTGGTCATAGGGGTAGGTATCTCTCATTAGTCCCTTCTTTGGTATTACAGAAGCATCAAGTAAATTAAAGGCTTACATGGCTGGCAGACTTCACTGCTGTCATGATGATACTTTCATCTATCCTCTTTGAAAGGAGGACATTAATTCAGCTATTGCCGAGGAAATGACTCCTTTCTTTGCCTTATGTAAAAGGATAATTCAAAACCATATTTACTCCTGTGTATTATAGGTCTTCCATAATGAGTCTTATTGAAATGTGTCCTCTGTATGCAAGTTCTTTTATTGGCCTTAGTTTTCTTACACTGCACAGCGAGGGGATAGAATAACAGTTATTTCTGTTATCAGATTAATTAATCTAAATAGCATTCATTGACATTACGAATCTAGTTGGTggtataaataaacattcatgaGCAGAAGTATAGCAACGGTAATGtctatcaaaaataataaatttgaaattgtaTCCAAAGACTTTACTGTTAGTAAGTGTCAATATCAGGTAAGGCAAGAGTATCACAGACAGACTTATGCAACTAAAAAAATAGAACATCTAATTAGAGTTTGGGATATGAATATAATGTGTGtcgacaagtaaaaataaagtacgTTTGAGGTGATTAGTGGAATCGCTTTATTACAAAAGATCGAACCTTGTCTAGTCTTGCACCGGATTCCAAAAGGATGATATCTGACTTTTGTTGTTCATTTCATATAAAGTTAGTACCATGATGTTCAGCGCAAGAATATCACGATAAATTTGCATCTGATAGAATTCTAATTGCAATTGTTTGCATCCCAACATacaaaatgactttctctcaGCAATAATAGGTCTGGATTCCAAAATTGTAGAGTAGGATAGAAGAAATGACTCCAGTGGCATCATTGTCATTTTGGGTATCCAGTCACTTAATTTGTTACCCTTCCAGGGATTTTCATCTATGATAACCGTCTGTCAAAGGCTCTTTACTTCAAGTACTGGAGATGTAATTGTCAGGTGGTAGtgttatttctcttaaaactagAATTCTAAAATGATAGTGTTATTCTAAGCAATAGATGGCATGGATATCTTTAGCAAACATCTTACCAATAGATGGCGCTGGTTGTGGATGTCATTCAGGAATCCTTGGTTTAGGTTGTTTACCTGGGTTTATTGTATAAAGTCATAAGCCACTACCTTAGAACTACACAACCTTTCACATGGtaagaaattatcttttatactATTTATACTATTGTGCGAAGTGTTTGCTATTACTCATTATACTAGTGTTATTTACTGCTGTGCTATTATAATTGTTGCCTTTTAAGATGTTATTATGGTGTTACTCATATTTTGCAGACACCTAATCTGCGGCAATGATTGACATATGATACCTAATCTGCGGCAGTGATTGACCCATGATACCTAATCTATGGCAGTGAATTGGCCTATGATACTTGGCACATGGCAGTGAACTGGCCTATGAGACAGAACCTACAATAGCGACCTAGGCTATGGCTATGTTTGATGTGGCAGGACCGTGCATGGGGCATGTGACTACTAGCCTGGATTTTTTACTGATGCATTGAAGACTTTGTTATTAGACACTCGAATCCGGTTCTTCCTTTTGTGTCAACGTAGCCATAATCAAGAGTTGCATTGCTGATTGGTGTACTAAAGCAACCATTCTCGCTGATCTGGAACCATGTTACCTATTTTCAatccttattgttattatgcaCATGATTAAGCCATCTTGGTCATCcattgcattttgttattttcacttaattttcagtttctgtatgtaaatatttaaattcatttaagctcattcttcttagtatttgtcaattaatgttaataaatttatttttgtaatcatcttattattttctagtaattATCGAGGTGTAGGTACCAAGCGCCTATTACCTTCCAtcttaatttaccatcaaaagcttGACAagtggcgcagtgagtaggatcttattgtaaaattactagaATATTATGTAACTTAAGTATGTGTTATACCTTTTGCAGTTACCAACTTCAATTTGGATTGTACTACCTGTGAAAGTTGATGAGTTTACAAGGTTTGTGGCTTTGTCTTGAAATGGTTGCTGGATTTCAAGGTAAGGTTCGTTTGTGCTTTGTCATTTAGATTGTCATGTGAAAGTGCTTCGTGGTGAAGTGGATTAACAACTCGTTGTGGTGCAATATCTTATTGTTTTGAGTTTTGTGTAGTCTTGGTGAAGTTCTAGGAAAAGGTCGAGGTCAGGAAGTGAATTAGAAACTGTATCGTTACCCTATTAATTTTAGCTGAGCCaattttgatgattgtagggttaGTTAGGGGTAAAGTTGGTTTAATGTTCCGTTTCGTTCTGATTGTTTACTCTTCCTTGAAAATTcctattgtttattcattttccttatgcTAGTTATTTGCATGGAAATTTGTGTCATTGAAGGAATTATGCCCATAATAGACACTGGTAATCGCTGATTATACTAGGTGGTTAGTTGAATTCAGGattagccataatttttgaattttgtattgttgtatttgttgtttgtatACTTATCTATTATCATGAGTGTCAATGAGTTGATGGATAAGGCTATTAAGCTTGGTATGAGTGCTACTGAGGCTGAAGAATTTATTGCTAAGCAACAAGCTAGGGAAGATAGATTAATGGAGAGACAGGAGAAAAGATTGCAGATGGAGTTagcagagaaggagaaggaaagagaagagaaggagaaggaaatggagagacaggagaaaagattgcagatggagttggcagaaaaggagaaaattttgaAGTTAGAGTTAGCAGAGAAGGATAAGGAAAGGGTCTTTAAATTAGAATGTCTTAAAAGGGagcaagaggaaaaggaggaaatcaGAAAACATGAGCTCGCTAAGGCAGCATTAAGAAGTAGTGGTGCATCCAGTGGTATAAGTGGTGATATAAAAACTTTACCCAAAATTCCcccttttgatgaaaaaatagatgaaattgaTGTTTACATGGACAGATTTGAGAAGTTAGCTGTATTTCATCAGTGGGATTCGGCAGACTATGGTATACTATTAGGTACATTATTAAGAGGACGTGCTTTGAAGGTTTATTGTGGACTTGACCCTGCTATTGCAAGTAACTATGATGAGCTAAAGTTAGCATTATTGAAGGCGTTTCAGGTTAATCCTCAGGTTTATCGAAAGAAATTTCGAGAGGGCTATATTGAGTCAAATGAAAGTTTTGTGCAGTATTCGCATAGGTTAAGACAGAATTTTGATAAGTGGTTACAattagtaaatgtaattaagtCATATGAGGATGTTTGCGATTTTATGGTTATGGATCAATTATTGGCTAATTGTTCTAAGGATTTgagaacatttcttttagaaagAGTATGTAAGAATTCACATGAGATGGCATTGGCCGCTGATAGGTATTTGATAGCTCATGGAGTTAGTAAATGTAGAAATGCCAAATTTAGGAGTTCTGATAAAGGTTCCAAGTTAGGAAATCAGAATAAATCTGATAAAGTGACTGATTCCTTTAAAACAGTTCGATGTCACCTGTGTAAAGAAACGGGGCATATTAAGCCAAACTGTCCTAATAACCCAGTTAACTTTGCCCAATCTAAATCTTCTGATAAAAAGGTTCCTAAGATAAGTATTGCTCTTGCTTGTAGATAAGAATGGAATTGTTTTTGGCAAATCTGTAGAGGTTCTATTTGATACAGGTTGCAATACGGTAGTTATAAGTGAGACTTTGGTTCCAAAACGCTATCTCAGTAAGGTTAAAATTGTTAAAGTGTATAATTTCGTTGGTGTCCCAATACATTTATCacaaattaaatgtttcattaaaagtaaattcttttctGGTAGAGTAGATGCTATAATTGCCCCAATTAAATGTGCTGAGGTCATTGTTGGATTGATTCCTGGTTTAAAGCATCACATGAAAGGAATAGAATTGTTGGATAAAGTGCCTGAgccaaataatgtaaatgagtttAATGTTAATGTGATTACTAGAGGACAGAATCTTAAATCTACCACTTTAAAACCATTATCAGATGTCCTGACAGAAGTTAAAGTAGATCCTATAGACTTTAATAATCAACAGTGGACATGTGATTCTCTGAAAACAATTaggaaaaacttgaaagatgAGGATGAGATAGTTTGTAGAGGTAGAACTATTAAATACATAGCaattaacaatgtaatttatCGTAAGTGCATTAAAAGTACAAATCAGTTAGATGTGGGTGAGATGCAAATTATTGTTCCACTTAAGTATAGAGAGATAGTTATGCAACTTGCTCATGAATCTCTTATCTCTGGTCATTTTTCATCTAGGAAAACTATTAACAAGGTGTTAAGTAAGTTCTATTGGCCCAGAGCTGGTGCCGAGATTGATAGATATTGTAAATCTTGTCACAGATGTCAAAAATTTGGGAAAAGGGTTAAGAAAGTACCTTTGTGTAATATGCCTATTGTTTCTGGAACCATTCAGTAGAATAGCTATTGATATCGTAGGTCCGATCGTTCCAGCTTCTAGTCGTGGTTACAAGTATATTCTTACAGTAATTGATTTAGCTACCCGTTACCCTGAAGCTGTACCACTTAAAAATATTGATACCATTACTGTAGCTGAAAGCTTGGTGGAAATATTTTGTAGGGTGGGTGTACCTAAAGAAATCTTAAGTGACAGAGGAACCCAATTTAAGTCAGATCTCATGGCAGAAATTCATAGGTTATTATCCATAAAGTCTTTGTTCACGAGTCCGTATCACGCCGCATGTAATGGAACTGTAGAGCGTATGAATGGAGTACTCAAGAATATGTTGAAGAAGGTTTGTTGCGATCAACCAAAGGAATGGGACAGGTATATTCCTGTAGTTCTTTTTGCCTACCGTGAAATTCCAAATGATACTCTCAAGTTTAGTCCTTTTGAACTTTTATATGGTCGTAATGTCCGTGGTCCGTTAGCAATCCTTCATGAATTAATTGCTGATAAAAGCACAAATGATGAAGTTAAAACTTCTTTATCAATATGTTTTAGACCTGCGTTCTAGATTGCAAGACATGGCTAAGATGGCAGTTAGCAATTCTGAGATCAGTTCACGTAAGTACAAGGAGTATTTTGATCGTAAGTCAAAGCCTAGGAAGTTTGTCGAAGGGGATGAAGTTCTAATAATGTTACCAAGTAACACTAACAAATTTTTAATGCAGTGGAAAGGACCTTATATAGTTAACAGTTGTCATAATAATGGAGTTGACTATTTTGTTAAGGTTGGGAAACATCTTAAGCTGTATCATGCTAATATGCTTAAAAAGTACCATAGGAGAAAATCTGTAAATGTTGTGCAAAAATCCGTAGAAATGGTTAAAACTTCAAATGGTTTGTTTTCTGACGTAAATTTTGATCTTGTTAATGTTGGAGAACCTGTTTCAGATCTTTGTGACATTGAGTATTTGGAGGTTGATAAAACTGATTATCAAATAAGCCCTGAACTCAAAAATAATCAATTTGCTGAACTTGTTAAATTATTAAGCGAATTTCCTGATGTAATAAATGATAAACCGGGTGTTGCCAAATATCTAGAGCACAATATTCAGTTAACATCTGAAGTTCCAGTTCGTGCTAAACCCTACCCAGTTCCAGTTAACTTGACAGCTGAATTTAACAAACAAGTTGATCAGATGTTGGCATTAGATATAATTGAACCATCAATCTCTCCGTATTGTTCTccagttgtgtttgtaaagaAACAAGATGAGTCTTTAAGATTATGTATAGACTTTCGAAACCTTAATGAATTGACTGTATTTGATGCTGAACCCATGCCACGTATAAATGAGTCTTTGCATGAACTTTCTAATAAGGTCTATTTTACAGAGCTTGATTTATGTAAGGGATATTGGCAGATACCATTGACTTCggaaagcaaaaaatatacgGCATTCGCAACAAAATATGGTTTGATGCAATTCAAGAAGATGCCCTTTGGACTTAGCACGGCTAGTTCTACTTTTGTAAGACTTATGAGGAAAGTTTTGGCTGGTTTGGAAAATACCACTTGTTATTTTgacaatattcttatttatagtaATAACTGGTCGGATCATTTGATTCATTTACGTAATGTTCTATTAAGATTAAGAGAGCATGGTTTAACTGTTGGGCCTAAGAAATGTTTCTTTGCTTATAAGCAAATTAAGTATTTAGGTTACTCCCTTGGGAATAATTCTTTAACACCTCTTGATGAAAGGATTACAGCTATCGTAAATCTCCTCTTCCAGAAACTAAGAAACAACTTAGATCTTTCCTTGGAGTTGTTGGTTTTACAAtaagtttattcaaaatttttccattttatccgCACCCTTAAGTAGTATGCTTAAAAAGGAAGTTGTAATACTCTGAGTTGGAGTGAGGAACAGATAAggagttttaataatttaaaagccTCTTTGACAAAATCGCCTATTTTGTTGTTGCCAGAtctaaataaaactttctatCTTAGATCTGATGCATCCATGGACGGAGTAGGTGCAGTTCTTTTGCAGGAAAGTAATAAGATACTAATGCCGGTATCATATGCAGGAAAGAAGTTTTCAGATGCTGAAAGACGTTATTCTACAATAGATAAAGAGTGTTATGCGATAGTGTGGTCTGTTTTAAAGTTCAAAGAATACCTATACggtaaggaatttattttgcAAACAGATCATTTACCATTAACTTATCTAAATTCCATGAGGAATAAGAATGATCGGTTGATGCGATGGGCTCTTAGTCTTCAACCTTATACTTTCTTGATTGAGTATATCAAGGGATCTGATAATATCTGTTCAGATATGCTTAGCCGTTGTATATAGTGGTTTCGGGATATTTAAGTTATTTAGAGATTCTAGTTTTTCTTGGTATGAGGGTTTGTCAGGTGGTAGtgttatttctcttaaaactagAATTCTAAAATGATAGTGTTATTCTAAGCAATAGATGGCATGGATATCTTTAGCAAACATCTTACCAATAGATGGCGCTGGTTGTGGATGTCATTCAGGAATCCTTGGTTTAGGTTGTTTACCTGGGTTTATTGTATAAAGTCATAAGCCACTACCTTAGGAACTACACAACCTTTCACATGGtaagaaattatcttttatactATTTATACTATTGTGCGAAGTGTTTGCTATTACTCATTATACTAGTGTTATTTACTGCTGTGCTATTATAATTGTTGCCTTTTAAGATGTTATTATGGTGTTACTCATATTTTGCAGACACCTAATCTGCGGCAATGATTGACATATGATACCTAATCTGCGGCAGTGATTGACCCATGATACCTAATCTATGGCAGTGAATTGGCCTATGATACTTGGCACATGGCAGTGAACTGGCCTATGAGACAGAACCTACAATAGCGACCCAGGCTATGGCTATGTTTGATGTGGCAGGACCGTGCATGGGGCATGTGACTACTAGCCTGGATTTTTTACTGATGCATTGAAGACTTTGTTATTAGACACTCGAATCCGGTTCTTCCTTTTGTGTCAACGTAGCCATAATCAAGAGTTGCATTGCTGATTGGTGTACTAAAGCAACCATTCTCGCTGATCTGGAACCATGTTACCTATTTTCAatccttattgttattatgcaCATGATTAAGCCATCTTGGTCATCcattgcattttgttattttcacttaattttcagtttctgtatgtaaatatttaaattcatttaagctcattcttcttagtatttgtcaattaatgttaataaatttatttttgtaatcatcttattattttctagtaattATCGAGGTGTAGGTACCAAGCGCCTATTACCTTCCAtcttaatttaccatcaaaagcttGACAGTAATCTTAAGACCTAAGTAAAGTTATACGCATGtttttaatcttatatttatCTAGCAAAAAGGATCTGTCAAATATGATCTGTCGGTCTTccaaaacacatttaaaaaatttctttattagatttctgtaaaagaaaactattgtgccggctttgtctgtccgtccgcactttttctgtctgccctcaaatcttaaaaactactgaggttagagggctgcaaattggtatgttgatcatccaccctccaatcatcaaacataccaaattgcagccctctagcctcagtacttttttattaaattcatgggccgcggctcatacagcattataccgagaccaccggaagacagatccactttcggtggtcttgattattcgttgtacagaaaactcgattgtgctgaagaaactttggcacattttttacttgttttaaacttGTCACAGCCCCATCCCATACACTGAACATCATTTACTCACACCCCTCCCTTAACTGAGAGAATAAGcctgaaagaaaatgagaaattcgTAGATAAACCACCAGAATCAGTGGAAAATCTTTATGGTGAAACCACAGCTTTCATTTCCTCCAGAGGAAAGTCTCATTAGAGTTCCTTTTAGTCATATATGGAACACCAGGCATATCAAAGACCAGGATGGTCGGCTGGGTCTCTTGAAGCCTTAATGACAGCTTGATGGAAGCTCTCTCCAAGTGAAGCAACGCACTTGGGTTGTTCTTGATTAATTCAGTAGCCTTCGTTTGTATGATGAGTTGTGCATTATAACAAATCCCTCTCAATTCGCGGATATTTGTGGCGGTTAATTCTTAAAAGATATTTACCTAAATGCTTCTTAAAAACCTAgatgttacttaatttttttagtgtaaaaacaatttttcttgatatttataaTTAGAAATGGTTCATAATTCTAGAATAAAAACATCATTAAATTCTGTAGATAAACTcttattttcttgagagagagagagagagagagagagagagagagagagagagagagagagagagagagagagagataaatactaGACCATGACACTGAACGAAACAGAAGAGGGAAATTCTTTCTCTCAGTCTCACGGGGCTATACCCAACCCCAATCGcctccccccaacccacccaTGGGAAAAAaacatccccctcccccacaacccCAGACTTTCAACCCCACCGCTGCATCTCCCTCAGACGCCTCCAAAGAGAATGATTCAGTTGTACTGATTCACGCGACATAAATTCCGAATTCCACAGCAGCGTAATAAGTTCCCTCAGTTTCCGAAGATTGATTTCGAGGCGATTCGAACAGAGCCAACAATCCCAGGTCTCACTAATTCGGAACTGCGCAGGTATTTTTACGAATCAATAAATTTTTGGAATAGAATAAAGATTAATTTAATTGTCTTCaagtagaaaaaatataagaaagattttcctttatcatGGGATCTGAAACTATAAATATGAACATACATTTCTCatactgaaaaatgaattaattttatacttaTGCAAGAAGACTACTAAAAACGTAATTACAACCATCCGCTTATAACTCGGGTTATTAATATCGCGAAGTTtagcaaaatttgaaatttagtgTTAAATACAGTAAGGAAACTtatgctaaaaatatataaatatctattttacaATCTTGTTCACATAAAtgctaaagaaaacattttcagagCTCAGTGTTTACTTCATGATGAGATGTTTTCATcatgaaacaaatatttgaatataaaactagaaaacaaTTGTGATTTTTGTAAGGTTTATTgctcccccgcccctctctctctctctctctctgtcaagataACTAGAGTTTTATCAACAGAATTGACTTTCGTTCTTTATTGCAGAATTATGAACAATCTCTGAAGATCAATATGACAAAGGCATATTTCCactctgaaagaaaatgaatgcattAAGAGCAAAAATATTCGCATCACCCTTTCAATTACAGTTCAGAAGGAAGTATTTATTTCGTAACTGATGCACATTAAGTAACGATTCCAATTACAGATCATTAGTCAGGTGATTACCGAGAGAGGGACAAATGGTCTGCCGGAACGACGACCAACgatgttgttttttcttgttaatttataGCCACCGCTTTGTCAAACAGTTAATTTGTGAGCTAACGACAACAGCATAAGCGTGTCAGTAATTTATTTCCACAGACGCAAACTAATTAAAACTGCAACTCCCGTTCGTAGTGATAATACgcgttatatatttatacacagtgaTGATACAATTTAAATTGTGAGGTAGAGTTTGCTTGaatattcagtgtatatatatatatatatatatatatatatatatatatatatatatatatatatatatatatatatatatatatatatatatataatataaatattaagctacaaatgtcctttaatatctaacttgctctacctcggaagtaatatattttcatgtatgttacctgaaggggaatttttgggttgataataagttgatcgtctcgtgggctcgaaccacggaagacaagaactcaggactacagtgacgcacattAAACCACACAGTCATCAAGgaaggtataagttgatacctactcccacctacaaatcactgtcgaactcaggtatttgtaatttgaATCAGTATCAACTCATTTCTACCATGttaaccttgtagtgcgtttgttgcatgcagccatattatgaatgaaatttatcacgtcaccgtgattcatatacaagcattaagctacaaatgtcctttaatatctaattcacccTAGCTGGCCAACCCGGAGctacccgggaaaactctgaatgaaaaccgataaactctctctctctctctctctctctctctctctctctctctctctctctctctctctctctctctctctctctctctctctctctctctctctctctctcttttcctctttttcctcccaacatcccctctgctctctctctcacttcctctccctctcacactctctccccttcctgttgagatagttacttcagttacattgcccagcatttttgacctGTTATATTTCATCACTTCTCACTCTCCATTCCTAtagtggctgaacttggacttgaagggcatcgggagtgacacttcatctcagcaaccttgaaagctatggattagacactaatatctttacTTTTCGGTTAACTGTACATTTAACTAACTTCCcgcccccttctcaccccacccctTCCTATTGAAGCTGAACTATGACTTAATTGGcattgggagtttcactattcatcccagcaacctcaaaaagtatggattagacactaatatctgtcattttcggttatttttgcatatcacccccttcccgtccctcttcctatcagggctgaacttagacttgaagggcatcaggagtgtcactattcatcttagtgaccttgtaaactatggattagatatcAATATCtgtcgtttattattatttttacatgtcatcccgttcctaccctttctcacccccctcgtattggggctgaacttggacttgaagggcatcgagagtgtcactattcatctcaatgatctcaaaatctatggattagacactactatctgttgctttcgtttatttttgcatgtcacccccttccaacccccttctctcccctttcctatcagggctgaacttggacttaaaagacATTGGGAGTGTTTTATTCTTCTCAGTgatcttgaaaactgtggattagacactaatatcagttgttttctgttacttttacATGTCGCCCCTTCTCACACCACACTTGCTATTGGAGCTGAACTTTGGCTTAAAGGGGATCAggtgtgtcactattcatctcagcggcctcgaaaactatggattagacactaatatctgccgtttttggttatttttacatttaaccccttctcatccccttcccacatacccctttggtgccagtgatgtcttatccccacagtctTCTTTCCCAGATGatatgtcatatgtataccaagtttggttaaaattgcttGATGCATTTCAGACTGTGTGTGGAACatccacacgcacacatacatacatccatttatatatatatatatatatatatatatatatatatatatatatatatatatatatatatatatatatatatatatatatatatatatatatatatatatatatatatcaattacaaaTTCTTGATTATAAATTCTTAATTATTGAAGAACTTCATTCTAATGATATTAAGGTACCCTcacagttaatatatttattttctgataaaaaatagaGAGCACATAGGATAATCTGATGTCTTTCACCACCTACGAGAgaaaatccagtaaaaaaaaaaaaagtgaggagtACCCAAAATTCGTAGGAAGTCTTCACGATAATGCAGTCAAAGCCTTAGTTTCCTCTGTAAACGGATGTCATTAGATCCCTGTTTACACATATATGGTACGTTAAGT is a genomic window containing:
- the LOC136855365 gene encoding reticulocyte-binding protein homolog 2a-like, producing MSVNELMDKAIKLGMSATEAEEFIAKQQAREDRLMERQEKRLQMELAEKEKEREEKEKEMERQEKRLQMELAEKEKILKLELAEKDKERVFKLECLKREQEEKEEIRKHELAKAALRSSGASSGISGDIKTLPKIPPFDEKIDEIDVYMDRFEKLAVFHQWDSADYGILLGTLLRGRALKVYCGLDPAIASNYDELKLALLKAFQVNPQVYRKKFREGYIESNESFVQYSHRLRQNFDKWLQLVNVIKSYEDVCDFMVMDQLLANCSKDLRTFLLERVCKNSHEMALAADRYLIAHGVSKCRNAKFRSSDKGSKLGNQNKSDKVTDSFKTVRCHLCKETGHIKPNCPNNPVNFAQSKSSDKKVPKISIALACR